In Lotus japonicus ecotype B-129 chromosome 5, LjGifu_v1.2, one genomic interval encodes:
- the LOC130720514 gene encoding uncharacterized protein LOC130720514 — MKMVAKKPDAKITHMVEMLRCLGSRYNCKCQIKLQLQNCHCLTETANNSCTLQHQNSYNMSVTQSSHKCCEICVIRTLIFEIRLSDHNLKEGSKNYTVTCTFVPNSFTKEQSTQKTIQKESMSPQQISSDEEEPLVFKKKTKATSTKLTQGSSFDNEEISNKDDITSSGEEQILIQSLRTNAYKRTKVTNTNTTRKPKRITRPKK, encoded by the exons ATGAAGATGGTTGCCAAGAAACCAGATGCAAAAATTACACATATGGTAGAGATGCTTCGATGTCTTG GTTCAAGATACAATTGCAAGTGTCAGATTAAATTGCAGCTGCAAAACTGTCATTGTTTGACAGAGACGGCCAACAACTCTTGCACACTACAGCATCAGAACTCTTACAACATGTCAGTAACACAGAGCTCCCACAAGTGCTGTGAAATTTGTGTAATAAGAACTCTTATTTTTGAGATAAGGCTCTCAGATCACAACTTGAAGGAGGGGTCCAAGAACTACACAGTAACATGCACTTTTGTACCAAACAGCTTTACAAAAGAACAATCAACCCAGAAAACAATACAAAAG GAGTCAATGTCACCACAACAAATAtcatctgatgaagaagaaccaTTGGtgtttaaaaagaaaacaaaggcaACATCGACAAAGCTTACACAAGGTTCATCATTTGACAATGAAGAAATCAGCAACAAAGATGACATTACATCCTCTGGTGAAGAACAAATTTTGATTCAAAGCTTAAGAACAAATGCATATAAGAGAACCAAAGTTACCAATACAAACACCACGAGGAAGCCAAAAAGAATAACTAGACCGAAAAAATAG
- the LOC130721207 gene encoding adenylate kinase 3-like isoform X2, with the protein MASSRSTCPDLEDEDVDLKSELLRYIKRAHKPDKQRRFIPYGKGKGKGKGTQSQNCLCHLTTDDMVTGQPLNLIQRKDDTAAVLKSRLEAFLPQSN; encoded by the exons ATGGCTTCAAGCAGAAGCACTTGTCCCGatttggaagatgaagatgtcgATCTGAAGTCCGAACTCCTCCGCTACATCAAGCGCGCTCACAAGCCTGACAAGCAGCGTCGTTTCATTCCCTACG GAAAAGGCAAAGGCAAAGGCAAAGGCACGCAGTCACAGAACTGCTTGTGCCACTTAACAACGGATGATATG GTTACTGGTCAACCTCTTAATCTTATTCAGCGGAAGGATGACACGGCCGCTGTTCTTAAGTCAAGACTGGAGGCATTCCTTCCACAATCAAACTGA
- the LOC130721207 gene encoding adenylate kinase 3-like isoform X1 yields MASSRSTCPDLEDEDVDLKSELLRYIKRAHKPDKQRRFIPYGKGKGKGKGTQSQNCLCHLTTDDMVRAAVEAKTPLGIKAKEAMDKGEPVSYDLLIRIMTQALKNQSCRIGYWSTS; encoded by the exons ATGGCTTCAAGCAGAAGCACTTGTCCCGatttggaagatgaagatgtcgATCTGAAGTCCGAACTCCTCCGCTACATCAAGCGCGCTCACAAGCCTGACAAGCAGCGTCGTTTCATTCCCTACG GAAAAGGCAAAGGCAAAGGCAAAGGCACGCAGTCACAGAACTGCTTGTGCCACTTAACAACGGATGATATGGTAAGAGCAGCTGTGGAAGCTAAAACCCCTCTTGGTATTAAGGCTAAAGAAGCAATGGATAAGGGAGAACCTGTTTCTTACGATTTACTTATTCGCATTATGACTCAAGCATTGAAAAACCAATCATGTCGCATAG GTTACTGGTCAACCTCTTAA